One stretch of Microbacterium terrae DNA includes these proteins:
- a CDS encoding TetR/AcrR family transcriptional regulator, which translates to MNAEDLLDDDAPPVSPATGRPLTKRGEATRRRLLEAAEAVFAAQGYHEASIVKITEGAGIGLGTFYLYFDSKQSIFEALVLDLNRRVRHSMTEAMVGAGSRIEAERAGFAGFFRFTAQHPALYRVVREAEFVSPEVLRLHYTRIVEGYEAGLRSAQDSGDVDRALDPETTAWALMGMGELIGMRFLLWERGADGRPPAQLDPRVFAGMTRIIDNALAPRAEEDDA; encoded by the coding sequence ATGAACGCCGAGGATCTGCTGGACGACGATGCCCCGCCGGTGTCGCCGGCGACAGGACGCCCACTCACCAAGCGCGGCGAGGCGACCCGCCGACGCCTGCTCGAGGCCGCCGAGGCGGTGTTCGCCGCCCAGGGCTACCACGAGGCATCCATCGTCAAGATCACCGAGGGTGCCGGCATCGGCCTCGGCACGTTCTACCTGTACTTCGACAGCAAGCAGTCGATCTTCGAGGCGCTCGTGCTCGACCTGAACCGTCGCGTCCGCCACTCGATGACCGAGGCGATGGTCGGCGCGGGGTCGCGGATCGAGGCCGAGCGCGCCGGATTCGCCGGCTTCTTCCGCTTCACCGCGCAGCATCCTGCGCTGTACCGCGTCGTGCGCGAGGCCGAGTTCGTCTCGCCCGAGGTCCTGCGGCTGCACTACACCCGCATCGTCGAGGGATACGAGGCCGGTCTCCGCTCCGCCCAGGACAGCGGCGACGTCGACCGGGCGCTCGACCCCGAGACGACCGCCTGGGCCCTCATGGGCATGGGTGAGCTCATCGGCATGCGGTTCCTCCTGTGGGAGCGCGGCGCCGACGGCCGGCCGCCCGCGCAGCTCGACCCGCGCGTGTTCGCGGGGATGACCCGCATCATCGACAACGCGCTCGCGCCGCGGGCCGAGGAGGACGACGCATGA
- a CDS encoding 3-hydroxybutyrate dehydrogenase produces MTDQDLAGRRALVTGGASGIGRACAHEFAGRGAHVIVADLNADAATAAASEIGGEPWVVDLSDTAALDDLTLDVDILVNNAGIQRVAPIPEYDPDTFRLLLRLMLESPFLLIRAALPSMYERGWGRVINISSAHGLRASAFKSAYVAAKHGLEGLSKVTALEGGAHGVTSNCINPAYVRTPLVEKQIADQALVHGIPEDEVVERIMLTETAVKRLVEADEVASLAGWLASDKAGMVTGASYTMDGGWTAR; encoded by the coding sequence ATGACCGATCAGGATCTCGCGGGGCGCCGTGCGCTCGTCACCGGCGGGGCGAGCGGCATCGGACGCGCCTGCGCTCACGAGTTCGCCGGTCGCGGCGCGCACGTGATCGTCGCGGACCTGAACGCGGATGCCGCGACCGCGGCGGCGTCCGAGATCGGCGGCGAGCCCTGGGTGGTCGACCTGTCCGACACCGCGGCGCTCGACGACCTCACGCTCGACGTCGACATCCTGGTCAACAATGCGGGCATCCAGCGCGTCGCGCCCATCCCCGAGTACGACCCCGACACCTTCCGGCTGCTGCTGCGGCTGATGCTCGAGTCGCCGTTCCTCCTCATCCGGGCCGCGCTGCCGAGCATGTACGAGCGCGGGTGGGGACGGGTCATCAACATCTCCAGTGCGCACGGGCTGCGTGCGAGCGCGTTCAAATCGGCCTACGTCGCGGCCAAGCACGGGCTCGAGGGACTCTCGAAGGTCACGGCGCTCGAGGGCGGCGCCCACGGGGTGACGAGCAACTGCATCAACCCCGCCTACGTGCGCACGCCGCTCGTTGAGAAGCAGATCGCCGATCAGGCGCTCGTGCACGGCATCCCCGAAGACGAGGTCGTCGAGAGGATCATGCTGACCGAGACGGCGGTGAAGCGCCTCGTCGAGGCCGACGAGGTCGCCTCGCTCGCCGGGTGGCTCGCCTCGGACAAGGCCGGCATGGTGACGGGGGCGTCCTACACGATGGACGGGGGATGGACCGCGCGATGA